From the genome of Haemophilus parainfluenzae, one region includes:
- a CDS encoding DNA ligase produces the protein MRVVYLLLYLLFNQITWANERDLMLLGTYENQDIQGWVMSEKLDGIRGYWDGKTLLSRQGLPLPAPTYFTAQFPPFAIDGELFSERNQFEEIASITKSFKGDNWAKLTLYVFDVPNASGNLFERLKTLEDYLKDHPTPYIKIIPQIPIRDKTHLFEYLHEIEGKKGEGIVLRNPHAPYERKRSTQILKLKSTYDEECTVIAHHKGKGQFENILGSLTCENHHGKFKIGSGFNLSERENPPPIGSTITYKYRGLTNSGKPRFATYWREKK, from the coding sequence ATGCGAGTAGTTTATTTATTACTTTACCTTCTATTCAACCAAATAACTTGGGCGAACGAGCGTGATTTAATGCTATTAGGCACTTATGAAAACCAAGATATTCAAGGTTGGGTAATGTCTGAAAAATTGGATGGGATACGAGGTTATTGGGATGGCAAAACATTATTAAGTCGTCAAGGGCTGCCCTTGCCCGCACCGACCTATTTTACCGCGCAATTTCCGCCTTTTGCCATCGATGGTGAGCTTTTTAGTGAACGTAATCAATTTGAAGAAATTGCTTCTATCACGAAATCCTTTAAAGGTGATAATTGGGCAAAATTAACACTTTATGTTTTTGATGTGCCTAATGCATCAGGCAACCTTTTTGAACGGCTCAAAACCTTAGAAGATTATTTGAAAGATCACCCTACGCCTTATATCAAGATTATTCCGCAAATTCCGATACGAGATAAAACACATTTATTCGAGTATTTGCATGAAATTGAAGGGAAAAAAGGTGAAGGGATTGTATTACGTAATCCTCATGCGCCTTACGAAAGAAAACGCAGTACACAAATTTTAAAGTTAAAAAGCACTTATGATGAAGAATGTACCGTGATAGCACATCACAAAGGGAAAGGACAATTTGAGAATATACTCGGATCGCTCACCTGTGAAAATCATCATGGAAAATTCAAAATCGGTTCAGGATTTAATCTGAGTGAGCGCGAAAATCCACCGCCTATTGGTAGCACGATTACTTACAAATATCGTGGATTAACTAATTCTGGAAAACCTCGTTTTGCCACTTATTGGCGAGAGAAAAAATAA
- a CDS encoding methionine biosynthesis PLP-dependent protein, translating into MTQQYSIDTLLAQAGNRSDERTGAVSTPIYLSTAYGHHGIGESTGFDYTRTKNPTRSVLEDTVAKLENGDRGFAFSSGMAAIQVLMNLFKGPDEWIVSSDVYGGTYRLLDFAYKNNNSVKPVYVNTASLAEIEAAITANTKAIFIETPSNPLMEECDVVEISKLAKKHNLLMIVDNTFLTPVLSRPLDLGADIVIHSGTKYIAGHNDSLVGLIIAKGQELCDRIAYIQNGAGAVLSPFDSWLTVRGMKTLSLRMKRHQDNAKAIAEFLREQPQIDSVLYPNKGGMLSFRLKDENWVNTFLKSIKLITFAESLGGTESFITYPATQTHMDIPEAERVARGITNTLLRFSVGLEDVEDIKADLLQAFAQLK; encoded by the coding sequence ATGACACAACAATATTCTATCGATACATTATTAGCTCAAGCGGGAAATCGCAGTGATGAGCGCACTGGTGCAGTTTCTACGCCAATTTATCTTTCAACAGCTTATGGTCACCATGGGATTGGTGAAAGTACCGGGTTTGATTATACGCGTACGAAAAACCCAACGCGTAGTGTTTTGGAAGATACCGTAGCAAAATTAGAAAATGGTGATCGTGGTTTTGCCTTTTCCTCCGGCATGGCGGCAATTCAAGTGCTGATGAACCTATTTAAAGGCCCTGATGAATGGATTGTGTCAAGTGATGTATACGGTGGGACTTACCGTTTATTGGATTTTGCCTATAAAAATAACAACAGTGTAAAACCTGTTTATGTGAATACTGCTTCTTTAGCTGAAATTGAAGCTGCGATTACAGCAAATACAAAAGCGATTTTTATTGAAACTCCATCTAATCCATTAATGGAAGAATGTGATGTGGTAGAAATTTCAAAATTAGCGAAAAAACACAACTTGTTAATGATTGTAGACAATACTTTCTTAACTCCTGTGCTATCTCGTCCATTAGATTTAGGCGCGGATATTGTAATCCACAGTGGCACAAAATATATTGCAGGTCACAATGATAGTTTAGTTGGCTTGATTATTGCAAAAGGACAAGAGCTTTGTGATCGTATCGCTTATATTCAAAATGGTGCAGGTGCAGTACTTTCGCCGTTTGATTCTTGGTTAACCGTGCGTGGAATGAAAACCCTTTCATTACGTATGAAACGCCATCAAGATAATGCGAAGGCGATTGCGGAATTTTTACGCGAACAACCACAAATTGATAGCGTGTTATATCCAAACAAAGGCGGAATGCTATCTTTCCGTTTGAAAGATGAAAATTGGGTAAATACGTTCTTAAAATCGATCAAGTTGATTACCTTTGCCGAAAGCTTAGGCGGAACAGAAAGTTTTATTACCTATCCAGCAACTCAAACCCATATGGATATTCCAGAAGCGGAGCGTGTTGCTCGTGGTATTACAAACACATTATTGCGTTTTTCTGTTGGCTTAGAAGATGTAGAAGACATCAAAGCCGATTTATTACAGGCATTTGCACAGCTTAAGTAA
- the trxA gene encoding thioredoxin gives MSEVLHINDADFETTVVQSDIPVLVDFWAPWCGPCKMIAPILDEIAPEFAGKAKIVKINVDDNQLVAGQFGVRSIPTLLLFKNGQLVATQVGALPKNQLAAFINQHL, from the coding sequence ATGAGCGAAGTATTACATATTAATGATGCAGATTTTGAAACAACCGTTGTGCAATCTGATATCCCTGTATTAGTAGATTTCTGGGCACCTTGGTGTGGCCCTTGCAAAATGATTGCACCAATTTTAGATGAAATCGCACCTGAATTCGCAGGTAAAGCAAAAATCGTTAAAATCAACGTAGATGACAACCAGTTAGTTGCAGGTCAATTTGGTGTACGTAGTATCCCAACTTTACTACTTTTCAAAAATGGCCAACTTGTTGCAACACAAGTGGGTGCATTACCAAAAAATCAATTAGCGGCGTTTATTAATCAACACCTATAA